Proteins encoded by one window of Vigna radiata var. radiata cultivar VC1973A chromosome 5, Vradiata_ver6, whole genome shotgun sequence:
- the LOC106762598 gene encoding probable calcium-binding protein CML44 has translation MCLLTQSDLKRIFEKVDVNGDGLLSLEELNRMLEITGNCQYTIQELESLVETKSLGFSEFLFFYNSISEQQNGESRGSCEAEELESDLVKTFKVFDLDGDGFITSHELESVLKRLGMWDDTNCNDSTTMIRFYDTNFDGRLDFQEFKNMMLVSRA, from the coding sequence ATGTGTCTCCTAACGCAGTCTGATTTGAAGcgtatttttgagaaagtggaTGTCAATGGCGATGGGTTGCTGAGCCTTGAGGAGCTCAATCGGATGCTTGAAATCACAGGCAATTGCCAGTACACCATACAAGAGTTGGAATCGCTGGTGGAAACGAAAAGCCTTGGTTTCAGCGAGTTCTTGTTCTTTTACAACTCCATTTCGGAGCAGCAGAATGGAGAAAGTAGAGGAAGTTGTGAGGCAGAGGAATTGGAGAGCGACCTCGTCAAAACCTTCAAGGTCTTTGACTTGGATGGCGATGGCTTCATCACCAGCCATGAGCTTGAGTCTGTCTTGAAAAGGCTTGGCATGTGGGATGACACCAACTGCAATGATTCTACAACCATGATTCGATTCTATGACACCAACTTCGATGGTCGTCTTGATTTTCAGGAATTTAAGAATATGATGTTGGTTTCCAGAGCCTGA